From a region of the Brevibacterium siliguriense genome:
- the cmtR gene encoding Cd(II)/Pb(II)-sensing metalloregulatory transcriptional regulator CmtR produces the protein MLTIASRLDVMNRLGRAIADPTRSRILMTLLAGPSYPAVLSRELELTRSNVSNHLTCLRDCGIVVAEPEGRQTRYEIADPHLAAALTALMDVTLAVDEHAPCVDAECTVPGCCESGA, from the coding sequence ATGCTGACTATTGCTTCACGCCTCGACGTCATGAATCGACTCGGCCGGGCCATTGCGGACCCGACCCGCTCTCGGATCCTGATGACCCTGCTTGCCGGCCCGAGCTACCCGGCCGTGCTCTCGCGCGAGCTAGAGCTGACCCGTTCGAACGTCTCGAACCATCTGACCTGCCTGCGCGACTGCGGGATCGTCGTGGCCGAGCCCGAGGGGCGGCAGACGCGCTACGAGATCGCCGACCCGCACCTCGCGGCGGCGCTGACGGCCCTGATGGATGTGACCCTCGCGGTCGACGAGCACGCGCCGTGCGTGGACGCCGAGTGCACTGTGCCGGGCTGCTGCGAGTCGGGCGCGTGA
- a CDS encoding heavy metal translocating P-type ATPase, whose translation MSAACGCDEPETQTGEEAEEEQGRPWWRDAGIMVPVFSGVAFLTGLVLEWSGLEVPALVLFWIGLLLGASTFTPGAIRKLFKGKLSISLLMTISAIGAVILGYVEEAAALAFLYSIAEALEDKAMDRARGGLRALLKLVPETATIRQGGASVEVAAKDLAVRQFMLVRPGERIATDGIVRTGRSSLDTSAITGESIPVEVEPGDTVSAGAINTAGALEVETTAAGTDNSLTTIVDLVEKAQAEKGDRARLADRIARPLVPGVLILAVLVAVIGSLFGDPELWITRALVVLVAASPCALAISVPLTVVAAIGSASKFGVIIKSGAVFERFGVIRHVAVDKTGTLTRNEPAVNAVLTADGVTEAQALAWAAALEQHSTHPLASAITAAAPGTPVADAVTEQAGHGIEGTLDGARITVGSPRWLDAGSLGDRVAGLEEQGMTVVIVHRDGTAAAAIGVRDELRPEVPEVVRTLAGQGVEVTMLTGDNARTARALAAQAWIDDVRAELRPQDKASAIAELGEKNGSVAMIGDGINDAPALAAADIGIAMGATGSDAAIESADVAFTGHDLRLLPRAFDHARRGRHIINQNIVLSLLIITVLLPLALFGVLGLAAVVLVHEIAEVVVILNGLRAARARKEQIS comes from the coding sequence GTGAGCGCGGCGTGCGGCTGCGACGAGCCGGAGACTCAGACCGGGGAGGAAGCCGAGGAGGAGCAGGGACGTCCCTGGTGGCGTGATGCCGGGATCATGGTCCCGGTCTTCTCTGGCGTCGCGTTCTTAACTGGCCTGGTGCTGGAATGGTCGGGGCTGGAGGTCCCGGCGTTGGTGCTGTTCTGGATCGGTCTGCTGTTGGGCGCGTCGACGTTCACCCCGGGCGCGATCCGGAAGCTGTTCAAGGGCAAGCTCAGCATCAGCCTCCTGATGACGATCAGCGCGATCGGCGCGGTCATCCTCGGCTACGTCGAGGAGGCCGCTGCGCTGGCGTTCTTGTACTCGATCGCCGAGGCACTGGAGGACAAGGCGATGGATCGCGCCCGCGGCGGGCTGCGGGCGCTGCTCAAGCTCGTCCCGGAGACCGCCACGATCCGCCAAGGCGGCGCATCGGTCGAGGTCGCGGCCAAGGATCTCGCTGTCCGTCAGTTCATGCTGGTGCGGCCGGGCGAGCGGATCGCGACCGACGGCATCGTCCGGACGGGACGATCCAGCCTGGACACCTCCGCGATCACCGGCGAGTCGATCCCGGTCGAGGTCGAGCCCGGCGACACGGTGTCGGCTGGGGCGATCAACACCGCCGGCGCGCTGGAAGTCGAGACGACCGCTGCGGGCACCGACAACTCGCTGACCACGATCGTCGACCTGGTGGAGAAGGCGCAGGCGGAGAAGGGTGACCGCGCCCGCCTCGCCGACCGCATCGCCCGACCACTCGTGCCCGGTGTGTTGATCCTCGCCGTCCTGGTGGCGGTCATCGGGTCGCTGTTCGGCGACCCGGAGCTGTGGATCACCCGCGCCCTCGTGGTGCTCGTGGCGGCCTCGCCGTGCGCACTGGCGATCTCGGTGCCGCTGACGGTGGTGGCCGCGATCGGGTCGGCGAGCAAGTTCGGCGTGATCATCAAGTCGGGTGCCGTGTTCGAGCGGTTCGGCGTGATCCGCCACGTCGCCGTGGACAAGACTGGCACCCTGACCCGCAACGAGCCCGCCGTCAACGCGGTGCTCACCGCCGACGGAGTGACCGAGGCGCAGGCGCTGGCGTGGGCGGCCGCACTGGAGCAGCACAGCACCCACCCGCTCGCTTCGGCGATCACCGCCGCCGCACCGGGTACGCCTGTGGCCGATGCCGTGACCGAGCAGGCAGGTCACGGCATCGAAGGCACCCTCGACGGCGCGCGAATCACGGTCGGCAGCCCGCGCTGGCTCGACGCCGGGAGTCTCGGCGATCGGGTCGCGGGTCTGGAGGAGCAAGGCATGACGGTCGTGATCGTGCACCGTGACGGCACCGCCGCGGCTGCGATCGGCGTCCGCGACGAGCTGCGCCCCGAGGTCCCCGAGGTGGTCCGCACCCTCGCCGGACAGGGCGTCGAGGTGACGATGCTCACCGGCGACAACGCCCGCACCGCCCGCGCCCTGGCCGCGCAGGCCTGGATCGATGACGTGCGCGCCGAGCTGCGCCCCCAGGACAAGGCCTCAGCGATCGCCGAGCTCGGCGAGAAGAACGGATCGGTCGCGATGATCGGCGACGGCATCAACGACGCCCCGGCCCTCGCGGCTGCGGACATCGGCATCGCGATGGGTGCCACCGGTTCCGATGCCGCGATCGAGTCAGCCGACGTCGCCTTCACCGGCCACGACCTGCGTCTGCTCCCGCGCGCGTTCGACCACGCCCGCCGGGGACGGCACATCATCAACCAGAACATCGTTCTGTCGCTGCTGATCATCACCGTCCTGCTTCCGCTTGCCTTGTTCGGTGTCTTGGGGCTTGCCGCTGTGGTGCTCGTGCATGAGATCGCAGAGGTCGTCGTGATCCTCAACGGCCTGCGTGCCGCCCGGGCCCGGAAGGAGCAGATCTCGTGA
- a CDS encoding arsenate-mycothiol transferase ArsC, whose amino-acid sequence MIEKKPSVLFVCVKNAGKSQMAAALMRQVAGDSVRVHSAGTSPGTALNALSAASVAEVGASMADEHPKPIDPTMLQTADRVVVIGDEAVVEPVPGMAGTIETWTIDEPSARGIEGEERMRLVRDELAEKVRCLAAGLVKTSEP is encoded by the coding sequence GTGATCGAGAAGAAGCCGTCCGTCCTGTTCGTCTGCGTCAAGAACGCAGGCAAGTCGCAGATGGCCGCCGCACTCATGCGCCAGGTCGCCGGCGACTCCGTCCGGGTGCACTCGGCCGGCACCTCCCCCGGGACAGCGCTCAATGCCTTGTCCGCTGCCTCTGTCGCCGAGGTCGGGGCTAGCATGGCCGACGAGCACCCGAAGCCGATCGATCCCACTATGCTGCAGACTGCGGACCGCGTCGTCGTCATCGGCGACGAGGCCGTCGTCGAGCCCGTGCCGGGGATGGCCGGGACCATCGAGACATGGACGATCGACGAGCCCTCGGCGCGAGGGATCGAGGGCGAGGAACGAATGCGCCTGGTCCGCGACGAGCTCGCCGAGAAGGTCCGTTGCCTGGCCGCGGGGCTTGTCAAGACGTCAGAGCCCTGA
- a CDS encoding ArsO family NAD(P)H-dependent flavin-containing monooxygenase, with translation MFSPAQYSPLPGWPMPAQVGETFPTADHVVDYLQRYEERYELPMHRSVGVTSVRRENDRWIVDTDAGSLNASAVISATGTWQSPYLPYFPGQDTFTGRQLHTVGYDSPDMFAGRRVVVVGGGNSAAQILAEVSTVTETLWVTRRPPLFMPDEVDGRVLFDVATAREAARRSGRDHDGVTGLGDIVMVPPVREARDRGVLDRSPVFDRLTSKGVSWHDGREHECDAIIWCTGFRPHLRHLSGLGLTRDHGHPVTDGTRSIDHPGLHLLGYGDWTGLASVTIIGAARTAKPAVAEIGAWMARA, from the coding sequence ATGTTCTCCCCAGCCCAGTACAGTCCTCTGCCCGGATGGCCGATGCCCGCCCAGGTCGGCGAGACGTTCCCCACCGCCGACCACGTCGTGGACTACCTCCAACGATACGAGGAACGCTACGAGTTGCCTATGCATCGGTCGGTCGGCGTCACCAGCGTCCGCCGGGAGAATGATCGTTGGATCGTGGACACGGACGCAGGCTCTCTCAATGCCTCTGCGGTGATCAGTGCCACTGGCACGTGGCAGAGTCCCTATCTGCCGTACTTCCCCGGTCAGGACACGTTCACCGGCAGGCAGCTGCACACCGTCGGCTACGACTCCCCTGACATGTTCGCCGGCCGACGGGTCGTGGTCGTCGGAGGAGGGAACTCGGCCGCGCAGATCCTCGCCGAGGTCTCCACAGTCACCGAGACCTTGTGGGTGACGCGTCGTCCGCCGCTGTTCATGCCCGACGAGGTGGACGGCAGAGTACTCTTCGACGTCGCTACTGCCCGCGAGGCAGCCCGTCGCTCTGGTCGTGATCACGACGGTGTGACGGGACTCGGAGACATCGTCATGGTGCCTCCCGTGCGCGAGGCTCGCGATCGCGGTGTCCTGGACCGCTCGCCCGTGTTCGACCGCCTCACCTCGAAGGGGGTCTCTTGGCACGACGGCCGAGAACACGAGTGCGATGCGATCATCTGGTGCACCGGTTTCCGTCCACACCTCCGACATCTCAGCGGGCTGGGGCTGACTCGCGACCATGGCCATCCCGTCACCGACGGCACTCGGAGCATCGACCACCCCGGACTGCACTTGCTCGGATACGGCGACTGGACCGGACTCGCCTCCGTCACCATCATCGGCGCGGCTCGCACCGCCAAGCCGGCCGTCGCCGAGATCGGCGCTTGGATGGCCAGGGCTTAA
- a CDS encoding arsenate reductase ArsC, giving the protein MNDRTPSVLFVCVHNAGRSQMAAGWLRHLAGDRIEVRSAGSMPAEQINPVAVEAMLEVGIDITAEQPKVLTAEAVQDSDVVITMGCGDACPYFPGKRYEDWELDDPAGQGIEAVRPIRDEIRSRIETLTAELLGQDPARA; this is encoded by the coding sequence ATGAACGATCGCACGCCCTCAGTCCTGTTCGTCTGCGTCCACAACGCCGGCCGTTCCCAGATGGCTGCCGGCTGGCTGCGCCACCTCGCCGGGGACCGCATCGAGGTCCGCTCGGCCGGGTCGATGCCCGCCGAGCAGATCAATCCGGTCGCTGTCGAGGCCATGCTCGAGGTGGGGATCGACATCACTGCCGAGCAGCCCAAGGTGCTCACCGCCGAGGCCGTGCAGGACTCCGACGTCGTCATCACGATGGGCTGCGGTGACGCCTGCCCGTACTTCCCCGGCAAGCGCTACGAGGACTGGGAGCTCGACGATCCCGCTGGTCAGGGCATCGAGGCGGTGCGCCCGATTCGCGACGAGATCAGGTCTCGGATCGAGACGCTCACCGCAGAGCTGCTCGGCCAGGACCCGGCGCGGGCGTGA
- a CDS encoding metalloregulator ArsR/SmtB family transcription factor has product MTDIALSPATPDEDCPPQVPPISTALGQEVAAILAGILKALADPLRLRMLSAIAADPRGESCVCDLADLADVSQPTVSHHLKVLRTVGLLDSERRGTWVWYTIAPGKSAAVAALLEGFAPAAVAPSSEPETTAAAELESMDEHIERLAADLANATSQLPRDTVTSIVRESYTALARSAKITRYLVPLSERFARQRLADLTRNRATALPQVLFVCVANAGRSQLAAALTRSLSEGRVVARSAGSTPATGIHPHVRDLVADIDREAADEAFPKPLTDDAIRAADVVVTMGCGDACPVVPGVRYEDWAVGDPALASPEGLAAIRDDIATRVSRLLATFTTE; this is encoded by the coding sequence ATGACCGACATCGCGCTGTCGCCAGCCACCCCCGATGAGGACTGCCCGCCCCAAGTGCCGCCGATCTCGACGGCCCTCGGTCAGGAGGTTGCCGCAATCCTCGCGGGCATCCTCAAAGCCCTCGCCGACCCATTGCGTCTGCGTATGCTCTCGGCGATCGCAGCCGATCCTCGCGGCGAGTCGTGCGTATGCGATCTCGCCGACCTCGCCGACGTCTCACAGCCGACCGTCTCCCACCACCTCAAGGTCCTCCGGACAGTGGGGCTGCTCGATTCCGAGCGCCGTGGGACTTGGGTCTGGTACACCATCGCGCCAGGGAAAAGTGCCGCTGTCGCCGCCTTGCTCGAAGGATTCGCACCGGCGGCCGTCGCCCCCAGCTCGGAACCGGAGACGACGGCCGCCGCAGAGCTGGAGAGCATGGACGAGCACATCGAGCGTCTGGCCGCCGACCTCGCCAACGCGACGTCGCAGCTGCCGCGGGATACCGTCACAAGCATCGTCCGGGAATCGTACACGGCGCTGGCCCGGTCGGCGAAGATCACACGCTACCTGGTGCCCCTGAGCGAGCGCTTCGCCCGGCAGCGACTGGCTGACCTCACCCGCAACCGAGCAACCGCACTGCCTCAGGTGCTGTTTGTCTGCGTCGCCAACGCAGGTCGCTCCCAGCTGGCCGCGGCGCTGACCCGCAGCCTGTCCGAGGGCAGGGTCGTCGCCCGATCCGCCGGCTCGACCCCGGCGACGGGCATCCACCCGCACGTGCGCGACCTCGTCGCCGACATCGACCGCGAGGCCGCCGACGAGGCGTTCCCCAAGCCGCTCACCGACGACGCCATTCGCGCCGCCGATGTCGTGGTGACCATGGGCTGCGGCGACGCCTGCCCCGTCGTCCCCGGAGTCCGGTACGAAGACTGGGCTGTCGGCGACCCGGCCCTGGCATCGCCGGAGGGACTCGCCGCTATCCGCGACGACATCGCTACACGCGTCAGCCGACTCCTCGCCACCTTCACCACCGAATGA
- the arsB gene encoding ACR3 family arsenite efflux transporter — MSNQAALTAPPVTQRLSTLDRWLPLWIGLAMVAGLLLGRFIPGISELLSHMEIGGISVPIALGLLVMMYPVLAKVRYDKVAAVTGDKKLLISSLVLNWLAGPAIMFALAWLLLPDLPEYRTGLIIVGLARCIAMVVIWNDLACGDREATAVLVAINSVFQVVMFSVLGWFYLSVLPSWLGLDTQGLEVSMGQIALNVLVFLGVPLIAGFASRWIGEKRKGRDWYEEKFVPKIGPWALYGLLFTVVLLFALQGEQITSRPLDVVRIALPLLVYFAVMWFAGLLLGKGIGLGYARSTTLAFTAAGNNFELAIAVAIGTFGATSGQALAGVVGPLIEVPVLVGLVYVSLWAAKAWFRTDPYNQEVRTS, encoded by the coding sequence ATGTCTAATCAAGCAGCTCTCACTGCACCCCCTGTGACGCAACGGCTCTCGACCCTGGACAGGTGGCTGCCGCTGTGGATCGGGCTGGCGATGGTCGCAGGCCTCCTTCTGGGACGATTCATTCCTGGAATCTCGGAGTTGCTGTCGCACATGGAGATCGGCGGTATTTCCGTGCCGATCGCGCTCGGCCTTCTCGTGATGATGTACCCGGTCCTGGCCAAGGTCCGCTACGACAAAGTCGCCGCCGTCACCGGCGACAAGAAGCTCCTCATCTCCTCTCTGGTACTCAATTGGCTCGCCGGGCCGGCGATCATGTTCGCCCTGGCCTGGCTGCTCCTGCCCGACCTTCCCGAGTACCGCACCGGGCTCATCATCGTCGGTCTGGCCCGCTGCATCGCCATGGTCGTGATCTGGAACGACCTGGCCTGCGGCGACCGCGAGGCGACCGCGGTGCTGGTGGCGATCAACTCGGTCTTCCAGGTCGTCATGTTCTCCGTCCTCGGCTGGTTCTACCTCAGCGTCCTGCCGAGCTGGCTCGGCCTGGACACACAAGGGCTCGAGGTGTCGATGGGCCAGATTGCCCTCAACGTCCTCGTCTTCCTCGGAGTGCCCCTGATCGCAGGATTCGCCTCGCGCTGGATCGGCGAGAAGCGCAAGGGCCGGGACTGGTACGAGGAGAAGTTCGTCCCGAAGATCGGACCATGGGCCTTGTACGGACTGCTGTTCACTGTCGTGCTGCTGTTCGCCCTCCAGGGTGAGCAGATCACGAGCCGGCCGCTGGACGTCGTCCGGATCGCTCTGCCACTGCTGGTGTACTTCGCCGTCATGTGGTTCGCGGGCCTGCTGCTGGGCAAGGGCATCGGCCTCGGCTATGCACGGTCGACGACGCTGGCATTTACCGCGGCGGGCAACAACTTCGAGCTCGCCATCGCCGTCGCGATCGGCACCTTCGGCGCGACTTCCGGCCAGGCACTGGCCGGCGTCGTCGGACCCCTCATCGAGGTGCCTGTCCTCGTCGGCCTCGTCTACGTCTCCCTCTGGGCCGCCAAGGCGTGGTTCCGCACCGACCCCTATAACCAGGAGGTACGAACGTCATGA
- a CDS encoding CueP family metal-binding protein, translating into MTALATSAVLLLSGCADAEPSADAGSDHSLVVEHNLDGLNAREIIKRLDTTKVADRSSELIASIEPDQLVLTDDQNNQTTLPMPEDEFYVSIAPYRGQTHECYYHSLTTCRGELANTDVDVTVVEATSGKTILDETLTTYDNGFVGLWLPRGIDATLTVRTEDRTAKQDISTRLDDPTCLTALQLT; encoded by the coding sequence ATGACTGCGCTGGCGACCAGCGCCGTCCTCCTGCTCAGCGGCTGTGCTGATGCGGAACCGTCCGCTGACGCAGGATCCGATCACTCACTGGTGGTCGAGCATAATCTAGACGGACTGAATGCACGGGAAATCATCAAGCGCCTCGACACAACGAAGGTGGCAGATCGCTCGTCTGAACTCATCGCTTCGATTGAACCCGACCAACTCGTCCTGACCGACGATCAGAACAATCAAACCACTCTGCCGATGCCAGAAGACGAATTCTACGTCTCTATCGCCCCATATCGCGGCCAGACTCACGAATGCTACTATCACAGCCTCACTACTTGCCGCGGCGAGCTCGCCAATACTGACGTCGACGTCACCGTGGTCGAGGCGACGTCCGGGAAGACCATCCTCGATGAAACACTCACGACTTACGACAACGGATTCGTCGGACTCTGGCTGCCCCGCGGCATTGACGCGACGCTCACGGTCAGAACCGAAGACCGCACCGCGAAACAAGACATCTCGACCCGCCTCGACGACCCCACCTGCTTGACCGCCCTCCAGCTAACTTGA
- a CDS encoding metal-sensitive transcriptional regulator has translation MNTDTATDETGAHQHGYISDKDRYRNRMKRIEGQARGITKMIDDEKYCIDILTQVSALTRALQGVATGLLDDHLKHCVLDAAKQGDEDAAIAKIQEASDAINRLVRS, from the coding sequence ATGAACACCGACACTGCAACCGATGAGACCGGGGCGCACCAGCACGGTTACATCAGCGACAAGGACCGTTACCGCAACCGCATGAAGCGCATCGAAGGCCAGGCCCGCGGCATCACCAAGATGATCGACGACGAGAAGTACTGCATCGACATCCTCACCCAGGTCTCCGCCTTGACCCGCGCCCTGCAGGGAGTGGCGACCGGCCTGCTCGATGACCACCTCAAGCACTGCGTGCTCGACGCCGCCAAGCAAGGCGATGAGGACGCGGCCATCGCCAAGATCCAGGAAGCCAGCGACGCCATCAATCGCCTCGTACGCTCCTGA
- a CDS encoding heavy metal translocating P-type ATPase, translating to MTDPTTHHHDHDGVATTESGHVDASRAEHEGHTMEHGDHAGHGDHGSGHGGHAGHGDHVGQFRRLFWINLVIAIPVVAFSPMFAMLLGYSVPGWAGWVAAVLGTVMYAWGGTPFLTGAVSELKSRQPGMMLLIALGITVAFLASWAATLGLVHHELEFWWELALLIVIMLLGHWIEMRSLAQTTSALDSLAALLPDEAERVEGDDVVKLDPADLRVGDVVIVRPGGSVPADGTIVDGRADMDESMITGESRPVARGEGDAVTAGTVATDSGLRVEITATGDDTALAGINRLVAEAQGSSSRAQRIADRAAALLFWFALGAALITAVVWTLFGLPDDAVIRTITVLVIACPHALGLAIPLVVSIATERAARGGVLVKDRLALESMRLVDAVLFDKTGTLTKGEPTVTGVESTGDLDSDEVLALAAAAEADSEHPLARSIVTAAKEKNLALEPASGFSSSPAVGVTATVADQEIRVGGPRLLEETGQDEVDTADAWRAEGAIILHVLRDGQVIGGLKLADEVRPESRDAVDALHELGVEVVMITGDAEAVANEVGRELSIDRVFAGVRPEDKSAKVAALQDEGKRVAMVGDGVNDAPALAQSDVGIAIGAGTDVAIASAGVILASSDPRSVLSVIQLSRAAYRKMKQNLWWAAGYNLLSVPLAAGVLAPVGFVLPMSVGAILMSISTVVVALNAQLLRRIDLTPDASTRSVLEHQK from the coding sequence ATGACGGACCCGACCACGCATCACCATGACCACGACGGCGTCGCGACCACCGAGTCCGGCCATGTTGACGCCTCGCGCGCCGAGCACGAAGGCCACACCATGGAACATGGTGACCACGCCGGGCACGGTGATCACGGCAGTGGTCATGGTGGTCATGCGGGCCACGGCGACCACGTCGGCCAGTTCCGCAGGCTGTTCTGGATCAACCTCGTCATCGCCATCCCGGTGGTCGCGTTCTCCCCCATGTTCGCCATGCTCCTCGGGTACTCCGTGCCCGGCTGGGCAGGCTGGGTGGCCGCGGTGCTCGGCACCGTCATGTACGCCTGGGGCGGCACCCCGTTCCTCACCGGTGCCGTCAGCGAGCTGAAGAGCCGCCAGCCGGGGATGATGCTGCTGATCGCGCTCGGCATCACCGTCGCGTTCCTCGCCTCCTGGGCCGCCACGCTCGGGCTCGTCCACCACGAGCTCGAGTTCTGGTGGGAGCTGGCGCTGCTGATCGTCATCATGCTGCTGGGCCACTGGATCGAGATGCGCTCCCTGGCCCAGACCACCTCCGCGCTGGACTCCCTGGCCGCACTGCTGCCCGATGAGGCGGAGCGTGTCGAGGGCGACGACGTCGTCAAGCTCGACCCGGCCGACCTGCGCGTCGGCGACGTCGTCATCGTCCGCCCCGGCGGCAGCGTCCCCGCCGACGGCACCATCGTCGACGGCCGCGCCGACATGGACGAGTCCATGATCACCGGAGAATCGCGTCCCGTCGCCCGCGGCGAGGGCGATGCAGTCACCGCCGGCACCGTGGCCACCGACTCCGGCCTGCGCGTCGAGATCACCGCCACCGGCGACGACACGGCGCTGGCGGGCATCAACCGGCTCGTCGCCGAGGCGCAGGGCTCCTCCTCCCGCGCCCAGCGCATCGCCGACCGCGCCGCCGCCCTGCTGTTCTGGTTCGCCCTCGGTGCGGCCCTGATCACCGCAGTCGTTTGGACTCTCTTCGGGCTCCCCGACGATGCGGTCATTCGCACCATCACCGTCCTCGTCATCGCCTGCCCACACGCGCTGGGCCTGGCGATCCCGCTGGTGGTCTCCATCGCCACCGAGCGCGCCGCCCGCGGCGGCGTCCTGGTCAAGGACCGCCTCGCGCTGGAGTCCATGCGCCTGGTCGATGCGGTGCTCTTCGACAAGACCGGCACCCTGACCAAGGGCGAGCCCACCGTCACCGGCGTCGAATCGACCGGCGACCTGGACTCCGACGAGGTGCTCGCCCTGGCCGCCGCGGCCGAGGCCGACAGCGAGCACCCGCTCGCCCGGTCCATAGTCACCGCCGCCAAGGAGAAGAACCTCGCCCTCGAGCCGGCCAGTGGGTTCTCCTCCTCCCCGGCAGTCGGCGTCACCGCGACCGTGGCCGACCAGGAGATTCGCGTCGGCGGTCCACGGCTGCTCGAGGAGACCGGGCAGGACGAGGTCGACACGGCCGACGCGTGGCGGGCCGAGGGTGCGATCATCCTGCACGTCCTCCGCGACGGCCAAGTGATCGGCGGCCTCAAGCTCGCCGACGAGGTCCGGCCCGAGTCCCGCGACGCCGTCGACGCCCTCCATGAGCTCGGCGTCGAGGTCGTTATGATCACCGGCGACGCCGAGGCCGTGGCGAACGAGGTTGGCCGGGAACTCAGCATCGACCGTGTCTTCGCCGGCGTCCGCCCCGAGGACAAGTCCGCCAAGGTCGCTGCGCTCCAGGACGAGGGCAAGAGGGTCGCGATGGTCGGCGACGGCGTCAACGATGCCCCTGCGCTGGCGCAGTCCGACGTCGGTATCGCCATCGGGGCAGGCACAGACGTCGCCATCGCCTCTGCCGGCGTCATCCTCGCCAGCTCCGACCCGCGCAGCGTCCTGTCGGTCATCCAGCTCTCCCGTGCCGCATACCGTAAAATGAAGCAGAACCTGTGGTGGGCTGCCGGATACAACCTGCTCTCTGTACCGCTCGCGGCGGGCGTGCTCGCACCTGTCGGGTTCGTCCTGCCGATGTCGGTCGGCGCGATCCTGATGTCGATCTCCACTGTCGTCGTCGCGCTCAATGCCCAGCTGCTGCGTCGCATCGACCTCACCCCAGATGCCAGCACTCGCTCCGTCCTGGAGCACCAGAAGTGA